tttatattcatcGACTCATGAAAAGGATAAATAGCCATGAAAAGAAACCCATAATTAAAATGTGTGATgtaagaaagaacaaaaagcaAATTGGCTTATTAGTTACAGTTACAGAACACCGAGTGGTTCACAATACTATTATAATATAGGATTTGTTTGCATACGAGTACATTTTGGAAACTTAATTGGCAAACTAATACGTTTACTATTCAAAATTGGAAAATTAGGTGTTGTGTAATAGAGAATGTGTGAGATAGCAGAGATTGGGGACATATGCTTAGATGAGAAGATTACCAAAAGAGGTATGTGTGTGGGtgtgaaataaagttttttttctttcaatcataattattcaaataattgttaatataattttttttagaaatttttttagatacaaaaaaatctatatttttcctttataatttgataagaattttatttcataatttatatatatattatatacatcttaTGTATCCATACACTTTATTTAGTGTACACATATCTATACACTTTATTAAGTTTACAAACACACAatattaagtgtacatatgtaatttgaACAAAACCATTGTGATACAAATATCTTAAAccctaagaattaaacaaattacacaaattacatttgtacacttaataatgtgtacggacatttgtacacttaataatgtgtatataCATCTGTATACTTATTaatgtgtacggatacaaaatttgtaaaaaatatttaacgttatcaaacaaaattatcaaacaaaaaaatatatcaaattataaagaaaaaaaaacagagatttttatacatttttaaaattttcaaaaacaggAATTTGCTAATTGTAAATAGTAATtgtcagtgttcaagaaagcggtctaggcggccgtctaggcgctaggcgttcagcagacgcctagataACCgtctaaaccgcttaaaattatattaatttaatttaaatatatatatttatgatttttaactatatatatttaaattattaagttttatacatgtatacataattataaatgtttatatgttgttaatataacttaaataaatgtatttttcttatttttgtttataatttatgatttttaaaaaatttctaacatatatttgtatataattttatatatataatgttttatgttgtaaacgcctaaaccgcctaaaaccCGTCTAGGCTCTGATTAAGCAAtttaggcgctaggcgctgggtcaccgcccagataccgcctaaCGCTTTCTTGAACAATAATGATTGTACTAATTTTACAATTATGGTTTGAAAAGTGTCTATTTTTCCAAATAACTCTATAATATATCAATGTCGGGAGCTCAAGTGTTCTTTCgtattcataatttcatatcagCCCAAAAAAGTAAGACAAAATATCTTTGAGAACTACGTCGAAATTATAGTGAAGATTTCACAgcagcagaaaaaaaaaacaaatattgggtgaaagaatttagaaattaacaaacaaactcGAACTCTCgggatctccttcttctttttataacaTTTGGACAACAAACctaaaggaacaaaaaaaaaaccaaaatttaagtGAGAACACAGTGATTTAAGAAGTGCCCACGAAGGCAAGAGTGAGAAGTGAATTGTTTGATGAGCTTAAAAATCTCACCTTGTGGAGAATTAGGTTGGAGGAGTTTATTTTGACGACACGTCCTCGCCGGCGACCACCGCACTGATCCTTTTGACCCTTTCGATTCACTTTTCCACGTGGCATGGTAAAGGTTATCGAACTTTAGATGTTATTGGGAAGTCAGATAAATTTTAAAGCccatattatatttgtaactagaaaaattacaatatacGTAATATATAAGTGAAAAGTGAACATAAAAGGGTATGACCAAACATGTAACATTTTTATTGTCACTACTTGTCATATATTACAAGTCTCTTTATCTTTTagttttgcattatatatagtattatctTTAAGATATAAACATCATGAACAGTTGTCATGATCGATGGGAAAGAGTTGTTGATGCGTCTTCAACAAGAGTGAACAAACAAAAGTGTTGACATGTCTAAACTCTTGAGGAGCCGCTAGAAGCAAAGTTGCGATCCTCCTCATGCAGGACCACTTGAGAAGGTTTCTACACTCTTAtacaactaaaaataatattagaacttgtgtttttcttctacttcattgtacataagttttttttttctctgtcttttttaATTGGGACGTTACATACTTACTAACTTACATATTAATCATGTACTAACTTATTAGAAGAACAGGCTGTGAGTAACTGAGTATGATCATCATATTATAATTAGATTTgagagtatataaaattttaaataaaaaaaatattacgaatTTTTCTTCAACAAGAACTGACGTtacaatcattttcttttttggataaaaccAAGAAACGTTACAATCAGTTCTTGGATTATGCCTGCAGTTGCATTATGTCTTGTAGCAATAATGTGATGTTGGAATGAGAAGAGCCTCCTTCCTCCACCGCCTTGTGAGCTAATTCTCCAAGCTCTttgactctttttcttctctcattAGCATCATTACTATCACCCATTAACTCTTCCACTGCCTTCTTTACCCTTTCTTTATACACCAACACTcctattttctcttcttctccccaTCTCATGACCTCTTCAACCCCGGCACTTACACCTACTTTTAGAACTTTCACAACCAGTTTCTGGTTGCAGAACTGATCTCCAAACAATGGCCATGTGAGCAATGGAACTCCCGAGGTGATTCCCTCTAAAGttgagttccatccacagtgTGTCAAGAATCCTCCAACGGCAGGATGTGGAAGGATAAGCATTTGAGGGGACCATCCTCTTATGAGAAGGCCtctctctttggttctttctttaaAACCGCTCTCTGAGATCCAGTCAACTAACTCGTCATACTTCTCCCAACCTCTTATGACCCAAATGAATGGCCTTCGGGATTCCTCGAGGCCTAACCCGATCTCTTTGAGCTGAGACAGAGGAAGATTGCATATACTTCCAAGGCAAACATATAGCACCGACCCTTCTTCTTTAGAATCAAGCCATTTAATACAATCTTCTTGATCAATGGCCGCCTTGTTTCCCCTCTCAGCTTTGTCGTCTCCTACCTTGTTGCACAAGGAAACCGGTCCGATGCTCCATACCTTACTCGCTTTAACTTTCTTATAGTCTCTAACATAAGCTGGCTCAAGCTCTTTAAACGTGTTAACAATCACACCATACGAAGTGTTATCCGTTTCTGTCATTTCGTCAATAAACTCTTTCCAAACTCCAACAGGTAAGAGCATTGGCAGCTGAGCTTTTGTGAACTCAGCTCTGTCAGGGAAATTTGGAACGGAGAAGTACTCCTTTTCAGACTCTATCGCTTCCAAGAGCTCGTGATTTTGGTGCATAATATGCATACAAAGAAGATTGAAGCAACACATGCCATGAAAGATGATTTTTGGTATACCAAGGTTCTTGGCAACTCTGTTTGTATAAGGCAAACACATGTCGGCGATTATGCAGCTTGGCCTAGGTTGAAACTCTTTCAAGAGCTTCTCCACGGGCTCCCCCAGCATATTAATTGCTTGAAAGAAGGTTAATGACTCCCCCAACGAATCGAGCATGTCCAAATTCTCATGTCCTTCCGATAAACCCGATTCTTGAGATGGAAACTTTATCTGCACAAGACTGATGGGCAAGCCGGACTGGATGGCCCGACTGAGAACGTTCTTGAACCGGGCTGCGTTTTGAGGCGTCGTGACAATGGTTATAGTCACCCCTCGCTGAGCCAAGAGCCTTGCAATATCGACCATGGGGATCATGTGACCTTGGGCCATGAAAGGGAAGAGAACAAAGTGAAGAGAAGGAAACTGGTGGCTAGTTTCGGATGCCATGAGGAACTCtcttaattatgttctttttggttttttgttttgctttgattctgattttgtgtgtgtgtgtgtttctgtgcaatacatatatatttatattcatcgACTCATGAAAAGGATAAATAGCCTTGGAAGTTAAGGAGATAATTAAAATGTGATgtaagaaagaacaaaaagcaAATTGGCTTATTCGTTACAGTTACAGAACCGAGTGGTTCACAATGCTAAgtaaaatatcataatatatCGTGTCAGGAGCTCAAGTGTTCTTTCgtattcataatttcatataatcCAAAAAAGTAATAGAAAATATCTTTGAGAACTACTTCGAAATTATAGTGAAGATNaaaaaaaaaaaaaaaaaaaaaaaaaaaaaaaaaaaaaaaaaaaaaaaaattgggtgaaaaaatttagaaacaaacaaacctcaaagcataaaaaaaaaggcCCCATCATGACctaaaggaacaaaaaaaaaatcaaagtgtTTGATgatgtcttaaaaaaaaaaaatcaaagtgtttgatttatttgttttcttactcCAGATTTGATGATTGATCTTTGTAGGATATTATATTAGAATCCTGTTAATACATTTTCTTAtgtcaaaatattttgattgttgAAACTTCAGATTGGTAACAGAACAAATCCAACGGATTAATTATAAGTTGTGAATGTTAGTAGATTTGAAAATCATCTtaggatttgaaattttatgtGATTGATTGATTCGTAAAACCACACCAGTGGAATTAGAAAAGTCAAGCAAACTGGATTTGAAAATCATAAAAAGTggaattaaaaaattaaattactattgAACGTATGGATCTTTTCCTCTATCATTTCTGaatctctcactttttttttttttcatttgtttttttaatgaatatttttaagGAGGAGATTTAAGATGTACGGCTGCTAgagtttatgttatttttaatactaaaatcttcaaaaaataaaaaaaaatatcaaccaATTGAAGTATCAGagctttttgaaaattttagaattgaaaACTTATAGTAGCCGTCTTAAACCTCCTccttaaaaaatttcataaaaaggaaaaaaaaaactaaaaacagtGAGAGGttcataaaaaattttgaaatttcatcaaCCAAttgcagttttaaaatttaacatttcaagCAAATCTAGACCGCATACAACGGAAATCATATAGATAACTATCATAATATTACTAAACAATGATGTAATCAGTTCTTGGATTTCACCAGCTGCATTATGTCTTGTAAGAAGACAGTAATATTAGAATGAGAAGAGCCTCCTCCCTCCACAGCCTTGTGAGCTAATTCTCCAAGTTCtttggctcttcttcttcttctctcttttgcttcatcACTCTCACCCATTAATTCTTCAACTGCCTTCTTCACTCCTTCTTTATCCACCAACACTCctatctcctcctcttctccccATTTCATAGGCTCCTCAACACCAACTTTGACTCCAGATTTTAGTACCTCCACAACCAATTTCTCGTTGGCGAATTGATCTGCAAATAGCGGCCATGTAAGCAATGGTAGACCAGCGGTTATCCCCTCTAGAGTTGAGTTCCATCCGCAGTGTGTTAAGAATCCTCCAATGGAAGGATGTGAAAGGATAAGCATTTGTGGAGACCATCCTTTTATGAGAATGCTTCtatctttgattctttcttcgAAACAACTCTGTGTTATCCACTCAGCTAACTCATTATACTTCTTCCAGCTTCTTATGACCCAAATGAAACGTCTTTTGGATTCCTCGAGGCCTAGTCCGAGCTCCTTAAGCTGATCCAGAAGAAGATTGCAGATACTCCCTAGGCAAACATAGAGCACCGAACCTTCTTCTTGAGAATCAAGCCATTTAAGACACTCATCTTGATCAATGGTCGCCTTGTTTCCCCTCTCAGCTTTGTCCGTTCCTGACTTGTTGCACAAGGAAACAGGTCCAATGGACCATACTTTTCCGGCCCTTGCCTCTTTGTAGTCTTTGACATAAGCAGGCTCCAATTCGTGAAATGTGTTGACGATCACACCATATGATTTGttaaatcaaataaactttCCACTCTCCATCAGCATCAGTTTCGACATGAACTTGAGGTTCCCTAAATTTGATCCTGTCAGGGAAATAAGGGATGAGGAAATACTCTTTGTTTGACTTTATAGTGTCGAAGATCTCACGGTTTCTGCGTAGAAGTAGCATACACAGAAGATAAAAGCATGACATGCCATGGAAAACGATCTTTGGTATGTTGAACTTGTTGGCGATTTTGCTTGTATAAGGCAAACACATATCAGAAATAAGACAGTTTGGTCTAGGTGTCATCTCTTCCATGAGCTTCATGACCGGTTCTTCAAGCGTGTTAACCGCTTTAAAGAAATGTAGAGTTGAATCCATTGATTCAAGCAAATCCAAATTCTCCTGTCCTTCTGGTAACCCAGCTTCTTGATGTGGAAACTTGACATGCACTATGTTGATGGGCAAGCCAG
The Camelina sativa cultivar DH55 chromosome 6, Cs, whole genome shotgun sequence genome window above contains:
- the LOC104792456 gene encoding UDP-glycosyltransferase 73C1-like codes for the protein MASETSHQFPSLHFVLFPFMAQGHMIPMVDIARLLAQRGVTITIVTTPQNAARFKNVLSRAIQSGLPISLVQIKFPSQESGLSEGHENLDMLDSLGESLTFFQAINMLGEPVEKLLKEFQPRPSCIIADMCLPYTNRVAKNLGIPKIIFHGMCCFNLLCMHIMHQNHELLEAIESEKEYFSVPNFPDRAEFTKAQLPMLLPVGVWKEFIDEMTETDNTSYGVIVNTFKELEPAYVRDYKKVKASKVWSIGPVSLCNKVGDDKAERGNKAAIDQEDCIKWLDSKEEGSVLYVCLGSICNLPLSQLKEIGLGLEESRRPFIWVIRGWEKYDELVDWISESGFKERTKERGLLIRGWSPQMLILPHPAVGGFLTHCGWNSTLEGITSGVPLLTWPLFGDQFCNQKLVVKVLKVGVSAGVEEVMRWGEEEKIGVLVYKERVKKAVEELMGDSNDANERRKRVKELGELAHKAVEEGGSSHSNITLLLQDIMQLQA